The following is a genomic window from Gemmatimonadaceae bacterium.
GATCAATGCGTTACGCTTCATCGTGGACGAGATCAAGCGCCGAGCACCGATCTGGAAGCTCGAGCACTACGCGGACGGCACTCGCGAATGGGTCGCTGCGGGAACTGGAACGACGCCGTGACCGAGCCGCGAACCGACCAGTTCGGCAGAAGGATCGAGTATCTCCGTATCTCCGTCACCGACAAGTGCAATTTCCGCTGTCTCTACTGCATGCCGCCTGAGGGCCTGCAGTGGCTCCCCAAGGCGGAGATACTGAGCTACGAGGAGATCGCGGGCATCGTTTCGCAGCTCGCGCCCGAAGGGCTCAGTCGCGTACGCGTTACGGGCGGTGAGCCGACGATCCGCCCGAACCTGGAAGTGCTCATCAGTCTGCTCCGCGCCATCGGCGGCATTCGAGACATCGCTCTCTCGACCAATGGGGTGCGCCTCGTCGAGCTCGCGGCGAAGTATCGCGCCGCGGGCCTCGACCGCGTGAATATCAGCGTGGACTCGCTCCGCCCCGAGCGGATCGCGGCGATCGCCCGACGAGACATGGGCTTCAACCCGATTGCCGCTGCTGCTGCCGCTGAGCGGGCGGGCCTTTCTCCCGTGAAGATCAACGTGGTCGTCATGCGTGGCATCAACGACGACGAGATCGCCGATTTCGCACGCCTGACACTCGATAACCCGTGGCATGTCCGTTTCATCGAACTGATGCCGGTGGGATCCATGAGTGGCGTCATCTGGGAACACGTCGTGGCATCGGCCGAAGTGCTCGAGCGAGCCGCATCTGTCGGTGCTCTGTCCCGTTCGCCTGGCCCTTCGCGCGGGAACGGTCCGGCCGAGTATCACTCGTTCGACGGCGCGCCCGGATCGATTGGCGTCATCACCCCCATGACTCACACCTATTGCGCGAGCTGCAACCGCGTGCGTCTCACGGCCGACGGAAAGCTGCGTACGTGTCTGTTCGGCGATCATGAGGTGAACCTCCGCGAGCCGTTCCGCGAAGGCGCTGATATGGCGCCGCTTTTTCGGCGCGCACTCGCCGGGAAGCCGCTGGAGCACGAGCTTCTCCAGATGCGCACCGGCGGATTGCGTGCTCTTTCGCAGGTTGGAGGCTGACCGGCGGTTTGCCAGCGCCGCAATTGCGAAATAACTTTCGCTCTGCAGTTCTCCACTAATCCAGCAGAGCACAATGGTCAACAAGATTACGGTCGTCGGCGCAGGCAACGTAGGCGCGACGACTGCGCAGCGTGTCGCCGAAAAGGAGCTGGCCCGCCACGTCGTACTCGTGGACATCATGGAAGGCGTGCCGCAGGGGAAGGGACTCGATCAGTGGGAGTCGGCGCCGATCGAGGGATTCGACTCCCGTGTCATCGGCACCAACGGCTACGACGAGGCCGCCAATTCCGACATCGTCATCGTCACCGCCGGCATTGCGCGCAAGCCAGGCATGTCCCGCGACGATCTTCTCAACACCAATGCCGGCATCGTGAAGTCGGTGTCCGAGAGCATCAAGGCGACGTCGCCTGACGCGATTCTCATCATGGTGTCAAACCCGCTCGACGTCATGTCGTGGGTGGCGAAGGAAGTGACGGGGTTCCCGCGCGAGCGCGTGCTCGGAATGGCGGGAGTCCTCGACTCGGCGCGGTACCGCTCGTTCCTCGCCGAGGCGCTCGACGTGTCCGTTCGCGACATCCAGGCGATGGTGCTCGGCGGCCACGGCGACACGATGGTGCCGCTTGTTTCGTACACGAGCGTCAGCGGCATTCCGGTCACGCAGCTCATGCCGAAGGAGCGCCTCGACGCGATTATCGAGCGCACGCGCAACGGCGGCGCCGAAATCGTGAAACTCCTCAAGACCGGTTCAGCCTATTACGCGCCTTCAGCCGCGGCCGTGCAGATGTGCGAGGCGATCGTGCGCGACCAGAAGCGCATTCTCCCGTGCGCCGCGTGGCTCGAGGGCGAATACGGGATGTCGGGACTCTTCCTTGGCGTGCCGTGCAAGCTTGGCCGGAAAGGGCTTGAGGGGATCCTCGAGGTTACCCTCACTGACGAGGAGCGTGCGGCGCTCGAGCGCAGCGCGGAAGCGGTCAGGGAGCCGATGAGCGCAGTCAAGCTCTGACAAGGAGATGAACCGGGCAATCCGCTTCTACCAGTCGGCGATCGGAAAGAAAGTCGTGATGGGTGTCACCGGCCTGATTGGAATCGGGTTCGTGATCGGGCACATGTCGGGCAACCTCCTCGCCTTTCGCGGGGCGGAAGCAATCAACGCCTATGCCCGGTTTCTCAAGAGCACGGGCGAGCTTCTGTGGATCCTGCGCCTGGTGCTCATCGCCGCAGTGATTCTGCACGTCGTCGCCGCGTATCAGCTCACGATGCAGAACCGCGCGGCACGTCCTGTCGGGTACGTCAACCGCGAGCCCCAGGTGAGCACCTGGGCGGCACGCACGCTGCGGTGGGGCGGCGTGCTTCTCCTTCTGTTCATCGTGCTCCACATAATGCATTTCACGACCGGGACCATCGAGCCGGCAGGCGCGTTCAGCGAGACCGACGTACACGCCAACATCGTCACGAGCTTCCGGTTGTGGTGGGTGACCCTCTTCTACGTAATCGCGATGATCGCGCTCGGACTGCATCTCTATCACGGTGCATGGAGCTCGGTGCGGTCGCTTGGCATCTCACCGCCGTCGAACGATCCGTTGCACCGCCGCGTCGCACTTGTGATCGCGGTGGTCGTCTGGCTCGGCTTCACCGCCGTGCCCGTCGCCGTCTTCGCCGGACTCATAGACTGACATGGAACTGAAAGCACGCATCCCCGCGGGCCCGCTGGAGAAGAAATGGGACCGCCATCGCTTCGAGATGAAGCTCGTCAATCCCGCCAACAAGCGGAAATACTCCGTCATCGTCGTCGGCACCGGCCTTGGCGGCGGAGCAGCGGCCGCGACTCTCGGCGAGCTCGGATACAACGTGAAGTGCTTCTGCTTCCAGGATTCACCGCGGCGCGCGCACAGCATCGCCGCCCAGGGCGGAATCAACGCGGCCAAGAACTACCAGAATGACGGCGACAGCATCCACCGTCTTTTCTATGACACGATAAAAGGCGGCGATTTCCGCTCCCGCGAGGCGAACGTCTACCGCCTCGCGGAGATCAGCGTGAACATCATTGATCAGTGCGTGGCACAGGGAGTTCCGTTCGCTCGCGAGTATGGCGGACTGCTGGCGAACCGGTCGTTCGGCGGAGCGCAGGTGTCGCGCACGTTCTACGCGCGTGGTCAGACCGGACAGCAGCTGCTGCTTGGTGCGTACCAGGCGCTCGAGAGGCAGATCGCGCTCGGATCCGTGAAGATGTTCCCGCGCACAGAGATGCTCGATGTCGTGGTCATTGACGGAAGGGCGCGCGGGATCATCACCCGCGATCTGATCACCGGCGAGATCCAGCCGCACGTCGCCGATGCCGTCGTGCTGGGAACCGGCGGTTACGCCAATGTTTTCTATCTCTCGACCAACGCCAAGGGGTCGAACGCGACCGCCATCTGGCGCGCGTACAAGCGCGGAGCTGCGTTCGCTAATCCGTGCTTCACGCAGATCCACCCGACCTGCATTCCGGTCAGCGGGGAACACCAGTCCAAGCTGACCCTCATGAGCGAGTCGCTCCGCAACGACGGACGCGTGTGGGTTCCAAAGGCGAATGGTGACAAGCGCCCGCCGAACCAGATACCCGAGGCGGAGCGGGACTATTACCTCGAGCGCAAGTATCCGAGCTTCGGCAATCTCGCTCCGCGCGACATCGCTTCACGCTGCGCGAAGGAAGTGTGCGACGAGGGCAGGGGAGTCGGCGAAGGCGGACTTGGCGTCTATCTCGACTTCGCCGACGCCATCGAGCGCCTCGGCGAAGGAGTCATTCGAGAGCGGTACGGCAACCTCTTCGAGATGTATCAGCGTATCACCGACGAGGATCCGTATAAGGTGCCGATGCGCATCTATCCCGCAGCGCACTACGTCATGGGCGGCTTGTGGGTGGACTACAGCCTCATGAGCACCGTCGAAGGGCTGTACGTCATCGGCGAAGCCAATTTCTCCGATCACGGCGCCAATCGTCTCGGCGCGAGCGCGTTGATGCAGGGGCTGGCGGACGGATACTTCGTGATCCCCAACACGATCGGAGACTATCTCGCCACCGCCCGGCCGCCGAAGGTGGACGAGAATCACCCGGCTTTCCGCGAGGCGGTGGCGGAGGTGGACGAGCGCACCCGGCGGCTGCTCTCGATAGATGGAAAGCGGACCGTCGATTCATTTCACCGCGAGCTGGGCCACATCATGTGGAGCTACTGCGGGATGGCGCGAAACGAGGCGGGACTGAAGAAGGCGCTCGAGCTGATCCCTGTGCTGCGCGACGAGTTCTGGCGGAACGTCAATGTGCCCGGAAGCGATGCGCAGCTCAATCAGGCGCTGGAGAAGGCGGGACGCGTCGCCGATTTCATGGAGCTGGCCGAGTTGATGTGCCGCGACGCGCTGCATCGCACAGAATCGTGCGGAGGACATTTCCGTGAGGAAAGCCAGACTCCCGACGGTGAAGCGCTGCGCGACGACGAGCACTTCGCGTACGTGGCGGCATGGGAGTACGCGGGAGAAGGCCAGGCGCCGATTCTGAACAAGGAGCCGCTGGTTTTCGAGAACGTCAAGCTCTCGCAGAGGAGCTACAAGTAATGAACCTGCGCTTGAGAGTCTGGCGCCAGGCAGGACCCGCGGCGCGCGGCCGGATGGTGGAGTACGACGCACCCGGCATCAGCCCGGACATGTCGTTCCTCGAGATGCTCGACGTGGTGAACGAGCGATTGACGGAGAGCGGCGAGGAGCCGATCGCGTTCGATCACGACTGCCGCGAGGGAATCTGCGGGTCGTGCTCGCTGATGATCAACGGAGCGGCGCACGGTCCGATGAAGGGCACCGCGACGTGTCAGCTCCACATGCGCAGTTTCAAGGACCGGGACGTGATAGACGTGGAGCCGTGGCGAGCGAAGGCGTTCCCGGTGATCCGCGATCTCGTGGTGGACCGCGGCGCGCTCGACCGGATCATCCAGGCCGGCGGATTCATCACCGCGTCCACTGGCGGCGCTCAGGACGCGAATGCGACGCTCGTCCCGAAGACGTCCGCCGACGCGGCGATGGATGCCGCCGCGTGCATTGGCTGCGGCGCCTGCGTCGCCGCCTGTCCCAACGCATCCGCATCCCTCTTCACGGCGGCGAAGATCAGCCACCTCGGACATCTTCCGCAGGGACAGCCGGAGCGTCATCGCCGCGTGCTGTCCATGGTAGAGCAGATGGAGCTCGAGGATTTCGGCGGCTGCACGCTTTTCGGTGAATGCCAGGAAGCGTGCCCGAAGGAGATCAGCATCGACACGATCACGAGGATGAACGGCGACTACATCTGTGCTGGTCTCCCGGCTTGAGACGCATCTCGTACGCCACGCGGAGCCAGCCGCCTTTCTCCCCCTTGTAACCAGGACCCGCTCGAAAAACTGCTTGGACGACAAACTGCTTGGACGACGGACGACACTAGCCTAGTACTTACTTGACATAGAAGCCGTTATAGCATAAGGTGTGGTACCTTCCGTGTGGAGAGTGCCATGAGTTATGCTGCGGTGCCGGTCACGCTCGCGCCAGAGGAGGCCGACACGCTCGGCCGGTGGGCGCGCGCCGGGCGAAGCGAGCACCGGCAAGCCTTTCGTGCCCGCATCATCTTGCGCGCGGCAGCCGGCGAAGGGACGAACGCCATCGCCGAGTCGCTCGGCACCCGGCCCGCTACGGTGAGCAAGTGGCGCACGCGGTTCGCCACGCAGCGGCTGGCCGGCCTGAGGGATGCGATGCGTCCCGGGAAGCCGCGCCTCTACACGGAGGCGACGGAACGCCGGATCCTGGCGCAACTCGATGCGCCGCCGCCGCCGGGCTATGCGCAGTGGAACGGCCGGCTCGTCGCCCGTGCACTGAGAGATGTCTCGGCTGACCAGGTATGGGCGATTTTGCGGAAGCACAAGATCGCTCTCGCGCGGCGGCGGAGTTGGTGCATCAGTACCGATCCAGAGTTTGCGCGCAAAGCGGCCGACATCGTCGCCCTGTACCTGCGCCCGCCGGAGAACGCCTTGGTGATCTCCGTTGATGAGAAGCCTCATATTCAAGCGCTGGAGCGGGCTCAGGGCTACTTGAAGTTCCCCAATGGACGGGCGATGACGGGCTTCTCGCATGAATACAAGCGGCATGGCACGTCGACACTCTTCGCCGCCCTGGCAGTTGCGACGGGCCGGGTCGTGGCGGGGCACTACCGCCGCCGCCGGCGGGTGGAGTTCCTCGATTTCATGAATCGGGTCGTCGCGGCCTATCCGGACCAAGAGCTGCATGTCGTCCTGGACAACCTGAGCACCCATAAACCGAAGCACGACCGTTGGCTCGCTCGCCATCCTCGCGTTCACTTGCACTACACGCCCACGCACGCGAGCTGGCTCAATCTGATCGAAGTCTGGTTCAGCATCCTCGCGCGCGCCGCGCTGGCGGGCGTCAGTTTCACCAGCGTACGGGCGTTGCGCGAGGCGATCGATCGCTTCCTGGCCGCATGGAAGACGGAGGCCCATCCGTTCGAGTGGACGAAAGAAGTTGTGCATCAAGTCCCGCTCAAATCACGTTACTCTGATTTACTCAAGTAAGTACTAGCGTGAGCGTCATGTCAGCATGGAATACCGACGACTACGCGACGGGAACGGCGAGCGGAACGTCAATGGCCGCGCCGCACGTCGCTGGGGCGGCTGCGCTCTACCTGCAGAGCAATCCGGGAGCGTCACCGGCGGCAGTCGCACAGGCGCTCGTCTCGTCGGCAACGAATGGCGTCCTGACAGGACTCGTCGGTACCTCGCCGAACAGGCTTCTCCGAGTGGCGGGATCCAGCAGCGGAGATACTGCGACCGCGCCAGCCCCTGCGCCGGCGCCGGCACCGAGTCCCCCGCCGGTGAATGCAGCTCCGATCGCAAGCTTCTCGGTCAGCTGTCCCTCGAACAAGAACAACTGCTCGTTCGATGCATCGGGCTCGAGCGACGACTCGGGAATTGCCAGCTACTCGTGGAACTTCGGCGACGGTACGTCGAGCGTGAGCGCGGCGAATCCGAGGGCGAGCCACTCCTATTCAGCGAAGGGCACTTACTCAGTCACGCTGACGGTGAGCGATGCGGCCGGTCTCCAGACGAGCGCGACGCAGAGAGTATCCGTGAAGAGTCTCAGCAGGTAACGTATGACAGCGGCGGCATCGTGAGATGCAGTCGCTGCGGCAAGAGAAAGAGGGGCTCCGTTGGGGCCCCTCTTTTTGGGTTCTTCACGGATTAATGGGAAACGCCGCCCTTGTCTCAAGGAAGAAGCACCTGTCGGTCGGAAGCCGTGAGCTATCCGTTCGATAACTGAGAACAGCCGACCTGCCAGCGGTCGGCCCTTCTCAGTTGAATCGGCTCGAGCCCACTGCTGACACACTCTTGGCCGCCTACATGTTTAAGGTGATGCCCCCGGAATTCCTCGAAGAACCTTTTTTATTGCGGCGGCGTCAGCGCGCCCCGCAAACGCTCCACCCGATCACAGCTTCGGCAGCGTCACCCCGGTCTGCCCCTGGTATTTTCCCTTCTTGTCCTTATAGGAAACCAGCGGCTCCTCCTCTCCCTTGAAGAACAACACCTGCGCGATTCCCTCGTTGGCGTAGATCTTCGCGGGAAGGGGAGTCGTGTTGGAAATCTCGAGCGTCACATGACCCTCCCACTCGGGCTCCAGCGGCGTGACGTTCGTGATTATCCCGCACCGCGCATACGTGGACTTGCCGACCGTCACGGTGAGGACGTTACGCGGAATCCGGAAATACTCCACCGACCTCGCCAGCGCGAACGAATTGGGCGGCACTATGCACACGTCGCCGTTGAATTCCACGAACGAGTTGGGGTCGAAATTCTTGGGGTCCACGATGGAATTGAGAACGTTCGTGAAAATCCGGAACTCGCTCGCCACGCGCATGTCGTAGCCATAGGAGCTGACACCGTACGAAATGACCCCCGACCTGACCTGGCTGCTTTCGAACGGCTCGATCATCCCATGCTCGAGCGCCATCTGGGTGATCCAGCGATCGGACTGAATTGACATTTCCTGGATGGGATTTTGCGGAGGTGCGCCACGTTCGTGCACGCGATATTGCAGGCGCGGAAATCTATGGAATCGGAACGCTTCGGGCTACGGTCATCCCCCTTCCATCCGCGCTATCGAACACGATAGATTCCTGTCGCCTACAGTTAGTGAAATATTTCACGAAGTCGGGAACTCCATGAGTCGCGCGTACTTGCCTGTCCTGATGTTGCTTGGATTCGTGGTCATGAATGGGCTGCTGATAGTGGTGTTGTCGGCACTCCTCAAGCGCTCACGCCCGACTCCGGTCAAGCAGACCCCCTACGAGTCCGGCATCCCCGTTCTCGGCGACGCCAGAGAGCGATTCTCCATCAAGTTCTACCTCGTCGCCATCCTGTTTATCGTGTTCGACATCGAAACCGTTTTCATGATCCCGTGGGCCGTTTACTATAGACAGCTTTCCTGCACGGCCGAGCTCGTCGCCGGCGCGTGCCCGGCCGGACAGATCACGTTCTTCGGTCTCGGTGAAATGCTCGTATTCATGGCGATCCTGCTCGTCGGGCTCGCCTACGTCTGGAAGAAGGGAGCACTGCAATGGGATTAGCGGCACGTCCTGAGACCCGCACGGTCTCCTGGCAACCCGAAAGTCAGGAAGGCTGGGTCGCGACCCGCCTGGATTTCCTCGTCAACTGGGGACGAGCGAACTCCCTCTGGCCGATGCCGTTCGGCACGGCCTGCTGCGCGATCGAGTTCATGGCCACCGCGGCCAGCCGGTTCGACCTCGCCCGCTTCGGCATGGAGAGAATGAGCTTCTCTCCGCGACAGGCGGACGTCCTGATCTGCGCCGGCCGCGTTCCGTTCAAGCTCGCCCCCGTCATCCGCCGCATCTGGCAGCAGATGCCTCAGCCAAAGTGGTGCATCTCGATGGGTGCCTGCGCCTCGACCGGTGGCATGTTCGACAACTACGCGGTGGTGCAGGGAATTGACACGATCATTCCGGTTGACGTGTACGTGCCCGGCTGCCCGCCACGGCCTGAAGGCCTACTCTATGGAATCCGCATGCTCCAGGAGAAGGTCATGGCCGAACGGCTCGTGGACAACCGGCTGCGCGACGAAATGAATCCCGACCCCTCGAGCCAGCTCTACATCCCGCCGTCGGTCATTGACGAGCTGGGAGAGCCGTTCGGCAATTCGGTCCACCAGACGCGCTCCGCACCGTGACGGACAAGTTCGACATCGTCACCACCGGTTCGGCGCTGCGCGAAGTTTCTCCGCCGATCACGCCGCGGAATGTGCAGCACCGCGGCGGCGAGCCCAATCCCAGTGCCTCGGCTCTGGCCGCACGTTTTCCGGGGGCCGTCCAGCGCTCTGAAGTGGTGTGGGGCGAGACGGCCGTGTACGTCGAAGCGTCCCGCATCGGCGAGATCATGCAATGGCTGCGTGACGATCCCAATCAGCGCTACGATTATCTGAGCGACGTCACCGCAGTCGAGTATCGTGACTTCGAGACCCCCATCGAAGTGGTCTGGCATCTTCGGTCGCTGCCGTTCCGGCGTTTCCTTCGCGTCAAGGCGATGCTGGCGAAGAACGC
Proteins encoded in this region:
- a CDS encoding fumarate reductase/succinate dehydrogenase flavoprotein subunit encodes the protein MELKARIPAGPLEKKWDRHRFEMKLVNPANKRKYSVIVVGTGLGGGAAAATLGELGYNVKCFCFQDSPRRAHSIAAQGGINAAKNYQNDGDSIHRLFYDTIKGGDFRSREANVYRLAEISVNIIDQCVAQGVPFAREYGGLLANRSFGGAQVSRTFYARGQTGQQLLLGAYQALERQIALGSVKMFPRTEMLDVVVIDGRARGIITRDLITGEIQPHVADAVVLGTGGYANVFYLSTNAKGSNATAIWRAYKRGAAFANPCFTQIHPTCIPVSGEHQSKLTLMSESLRNDGRVWVPKANGDKRPPNQIPEAERDYYLERKYPSFGNLAPRDIASRCAKEVCDEGRGVGEGGLGVYLDFADAIERLGEGVIRERYGNLFEMYQRITDEDPYKVPMRIYPAAHYVMGGLWVDYSLMSTVEGLYVIGEANFSDHGANRLGASALMQGLADGYFVIPNTIGDYLATARPPKVDENHPAFREAVAEVDERTRRLLSIDGKRTVDSFHRELGHIMWSYCGMARNEAGLKKALELIPVLRDEFWRNVNVPGSDAQLNQALEKAGRVADFMELAELMCRDALHRTESCGGHFREESQTPDGEALRDDEHFAYVAAWEYAGEGQAPILNKEPLVFENVKLSQRSYK
- a CDS encoding succinate dehydrogenase/fumarate reductase iron-sulfur subunit; the encoded protein is MNLRLRVWRQAGPAARGRMVEYDAPGISPDMSFLEMLDVVNERLTESGEEPIAFDHDCREGICGSCSLMINGAAHGPMKGTATCQLHMRSFKDRDVIDVEPWRAKAFPVIRDLVVDRGALDRIIQAGGFITASTGGAQDANATLVPKTSADAAMDAAACIGCGACVAACPNASASLFTAAKISHLGHLPQGQPERHRRVLSMVEQMELEDFGGCTLFGECQEACPKEISIDTITRMNGDYICAGLPA
- a CDS encoding NADH-quinone oxidoreductase subunit B family protein, translated to MGLAARPETRTVSWQPESQEGWVATRLDFLVNWGRANSLWPMPFGTACCAIEFMATAASRFDLARFGMERMSFSPRQADVLICAGRVPFKLAPVIRRIWQQMPQPKWCISMGACASTGGMFDNYAVVQGIDTIIPVDVYVPGCPPRPEGLLYGIRMLQEKVMAERLVDNRLRDEMNPDPSSQLYIPPSVIDELGEPFGNSVHQTRSAP
- a CDS encoding PKD domain-containing protein; protein product: MSAWNTDDYATGTASGTSMAAPHVAGAAALYLQSNPGASPAAVAQALVSSATNGVLTGLVGTSPNRLLRVAGSSSGDTATAPAPAPAPAPSPPPVNAAPIASFSVSCPSNKNNCSFDASGSSDDSGIASYSWNFGDGTSSVSAANPRASHSYSAKGTYSVTLTVSDAAGLQTSATQRVSVKSLSR
- a CDS encoding succinate dehydrogenase cytochrome b subunit, coding for MNRAIRFYQSAIGKKVVMGVTGLIGIGFVIGHMSGNLLAFRGAEAINAYARFLKSTGELLWILRLVLIAAVILHVVAAYQLTMQNRAARPVGYVNREPQVSTWAARTLRWGGVLLLLFIVLHIMHFTTGTIEPAGAFSETDVHANIVTSFRLWWVTLFYVIAMIALGLHLYHGAWSSVRSLGISPPSNDPLHRRVALVIAVVVWLGFTAVPVAVFAGLID
- the mdh gene encoding malate dehydrogenase; the encoded protein is MVNKITVVGAGNVGATTAQRVAEKELARHVVLVDIMEGVPQGKGLDQWESAPIEGFDSRVIGTNGYDEAANSDIVIVTAGIARKPGMSRDDLLNTNAGIVKSVSESIKATSPDAILIMVSNPLDVMSWVAKEVTGFPRERVLGMAGVLDSARYRSFLAEALDVSVRDIQAMVLGGHGDTMVPLVSYTSVSGIPVTQLMPKERLDAIIERTRNGGAEIVKLLKTGSAYYAPSAAAVQMCEAIVRDQKRILPCAAWLEGEYGMSGLFLGVPCKLGRKGLEGILEVTLTDEERAALERSAEAVREPMSAVKL
- a CDS encoding NADH-quinone oxidoreductase subunit A translates to MSRAYLPVLMLLGFVVMNGLLIVVLSALLKRSRPTPVKQTPYESGIPVLGDARERFSIKFYLVAILFIVFDIETVFMIPWAVYYRQLSCTAELVAGACPAGQITFFGLGEMLVFMAILLVGLAYVWKKGALQWD
- the dcd gene encoding dCTP deaminase, with translation MSIQSDRWITQMALEHGMIEPFESSQVRSGVISYGVSSYGYDMRVASEFRIFTNVLNSIVDPKNFDPNSFVEFNGDVCIVPPNSFALARSVEYFRIPRNVLTVTVGKSTYARCGIITNVTPLEPEWEGHVTLEISNTTPLPAKIYANEGIAQVLFFKGEEEPLVSYKDKKGKYQGQTGVTLPKL
- a CDS encoding IS630 family transposase, with translation MSYAAVPVTLAPEEADTLGRWARAGRSEHRQAFRARIILRAAAGEGTNAIAESLGTRPATVSKWRTRFATQRLAGLRDAMRPGKPRLYTEATERRILAQLDAPPPPGYAQWNGRLVARALRDVSADQVWAILRKHKIALARRRSWCISTDPEFARKAADIVALYLRPPENALVISVDEKPHIQALERAQGYLKFPNGRAMTGFSHEYKRHGTSTLFAALAVATGRVVAGHYRRRRRVEFLDFMNRVVAAYPDQELHVVLDNLSTHKPKHDRWLARHPRVHLHYTPTHASWLNLIEVWFSILARAALAGVSFTSVRALREAIDRFLAAWKTEAHPFEWTKEVVHQVPLKSRYSDLLK
- the moaA gene encoding GTP 3',8-cyclase MoaA gives rise to the protein MTEPRTDQFGRRIEYLRISVTDKCNFRCLYCMPPEGLQWLPKAEILSYEEIAGIVSQLAPEGLSRVRVTGGEPTIRPNLEVLISLLRAIGGIRDIALSTNGVRLVELAAKYRAAGLDRVNISVDSLRPERIAAIARRDMGFNPIAAAAAAERAGLSPVKINVVVMRGINDDEIADFARLTLDNPWHVRFIELMPVGSMSGVIWEHVVASAEVLERAASVGALSRSPGPSRGNGPAEYHSFDGAPGSIGVITPMTHTYCASCNRVRLTADGKLRTCLFGDHEVNLREPFREGADMAPLFRRALAGKPLEHELLQMRTGGLRALSQVGG
- a CDS encoding NADH-quinone oxidoreductase subunit C, which codes for MTDKFDIVTTGSALREVSPPITPRNVQHRGGEPNPSASALAARFPGAVQRSEVVWGETAVYVEASRIGEIMQWLRDDPNQRYDYLSDVTAVEYRDFETPIEVVWHLRSLPFRRFLRVKAMLAKNAPLEVPSVWPLWKAADWMERECYDMFGIRFVGHPDLRRILMWEQYKEGFPLRKDFPLRGRFSRAEQLRQALTQNPEAKYSMEELAIADAFEDLPADMRKRLGTGERTGE